The Larus michahellis chromosome 2, bLarMic1.1, whole genome shotgun sequence genome window below encodes:
- the EN2 gene encoding homeobox protein engrailed-2: protein MEEGGRSPREEAAEPQESGGDAEPGGGGGGRRGLLLPPGDPPHPHPHPHRITNFFIDNILRPEFGRRKEAGGPGGEPRRPGSENRRSPAAAPAPGAPLPGGGAGSPGRGEGGGPAGLALHGAAKKGGDPAALEAALKARGLSGGDLSVSSDSDSSQASSNAGNQPMLWPAWVYCTRYSDRPSSGPRSRKPKKKNPNKEDKRPRTAFTAEQLQRLKAEFQTNRYLTEQRRQSLAQELGLNESQIKIWFQNKRAKIKKATGSKNSLAVHLMAQGLYNHSTTAKDGKSDSE, encoded by the exons ATGGAGGAGGGCGGCCGGAGCCCCCGGGAGGAGGCGGCCGAGCCGCAGGAGTCCGGCGGCGAcgcggagcccggcggcggcggcggcgggagacgggggctgctgcttccccccggtgaccccccgcacccccacccGCACCCGCACCGCATCACCAACTTCTTCATCGACAACATCCTGCGGCCCGAGTTCGGGCGGAGGAAGgaggcgggcggccccggcggaGAGCCCCGGCGGCCCGGCTCGGAGAaccgccgcagccccgccgcggcgccggcccccggggctccgctccccggcggcggggcgggctcgccgggccggggggagggaggcggcccCGCCGGGCTGGCCCTGCACGGAGCCGCCAAGAAGGGGGGGGACCCCGCGGCGCTGGAGGCGGCCCTGAAAGCGCGGGGGCTGAGCGGCGGCGACCTGTCGGTGAGCTCGGACTCGGATAGCTCCCAGGCCAGCTCCAACGCCGGGAACCAGCCCATGCTCTGGCCCGCCTGGGTTTACTGCACTCGGTACTCGGACCGGCCCTCCTCAG GTCCCCGCTCCCGCAAACCAAAGAAGAAGAACCCCAACAAGGAGGACAAGCGGCCCCGCACCGCCTTCACCGCCGAGCAGCTGCAGAGACTCAAGGCCGAGTTCCAGACGAACCGGTACCTGACGGAGCAGCGGCGGCAGAGCCTGgcccaggagctggggctgaaCGAATCCCAGATTAAAATCTGGTTCCAGAACAAACGGGCCAAGATCAAGAAGGCGACGGGCAGCAAGAACTCCCTGGCAGTGCACCTCATGGCCCAGGGGCTCTACAACCACTCCACCACGGCGAAAGACGGCAAGTCGGACAGTGAATAG